A section of the Salvelinus sp. IW2-2015 linkage group LG7, ASM291031v2, whole genome shotgun sequence genome encodes:
- the LOC111966093 gene encoding iroquois-class homeodomain protein IRX-1-like has translation MPASQTGNFFERNINMPPGYQIPLLGGPAGVQQQQAPYLAAMAGVPLAYSGLQGYKLIPYPHHRYIANMNNSFDLKAVSPYHQALLGRGGPFYPQYRPGATDDLIRVAKVATRESTSALKAWLNEHLKNPYPTKGEKIMLAIVTKMSLTQVSTWFANARRRLKKDNRVNWASKGKSDEEGESDEEEGEGSLQKIRLDDEDEIDPPTVDDNEDIGHRVSNSTTEPVDERLVKQSNDDNRAGRLAAHAENVVKNDTERKSFPANLESKDNVECQKPKIWSLAETATSETGKKPQYTACHPGTQVGKFWAEWASRNGLYIPVYPAHDIL, from the exons ATGCCTGCGTCACAAACAGGCAACTTCTTTGAGAGAAATATCAACATGCCCCCTGGATATCAGATACCGTTGTTGGGAGGTCCAGCTGGGGTACAACAGCAACAAGCCCCTTATCTTGCTGCGATGGCTGGGGTACCTTTGGCATATTCCGGACTACAAGGATACAAATTAATCCCTTATCCACACCACAGATACATTGCGAACATG AACAACTCTTTCGACCTGAAAGCTGTCTCTCCATATCATCAAGCGCTCCTCGGCCGAGGAGGTCCATTCTACCCGCAATACCGACCAGGAGCAACCGATGACCTGATCAGAGTCGCCAAGGTGGCTACCCGGGAAAGCACCAGCGCGCTCAAGGCCTGGTTGAACGAGCATCTTAAGAACCCGTATCCCACGAAGGGTGAGAAGATCATGCTTGCTATTGTAACCAAGATGAGCCTCACGCAGGTTTCCACTTGGTTTGCCAACGCCAGGCGACGACTGAAGAAGGATAATAGGGTAAACTGGGCGTCCAAGGGGAAATCTGACGAGGAGGGCGAGAGCGACGAGGAGGAGGGCGAGGGCTCTCTGCAGAAAATCCGTTTGGACGACGAAGATGAGATAGATCCTCCAACCGTAGATGACAATGAGGATATTGGACATAGAGTATCCAACTCAACGACAGAGCCGGTGGATGAGCGCCTTGTGAAACAGTCAAACGACGACAATAGAGCTGGTAGGCTCGCAGCGCACGCGGAAAATGTGGTAAAGAATGACACAGAACGCAAATCATTTCCAGCTAATCTGGAAAGTAAAGATAACGTTGAGTGTCAAAAACCCAAAATATGGTCTTTGGCAGAAACGGCGACATCGGAAACGGGGAAAAAGCCGCAGTACACTGCTTGTCATCCTGGAACACAAGTTGGCAAATTCTGGGCAGAATGGGCATCAAGGAACGGACTGTACATTCCCGTATACCCTGCTCACGATATTCTATAA